Part of the Cereibacter sphaeroides 2.4.1 genome, CCGACGGGATCATCAGGCTCTCGCCCGGGCCGATCTCGTGCGTCTCGCCCGCAAGGACGAAGGCGAAGCGGCCGGACTGGACGAAGGTCGATTGCACATGCGGATGGCTGTGCAGCCTGCCCTCGGCGCCTTCCTCGAAGCGGAAGGCCACCAGCATCAGCGCGGGATCCTGGGCAAGGACCTGACGGGTCACGCCCGGATCGGTGGGAACGACGGAATACATGGGCACCTCAGCGGAATTGGGCCGGCAGCCAGAGCGACAGCGCCGGGATGTAGGTCACGAGCAGCAGGACGGCGAGGGCCGCCCCGTAGAAGGGCCAGATGGTGCGCATCGCCGTCCAGATCGAGATCCGCCCCACGGCGCAGCCCACGAAGAGCACGGCCCCGACGGGCGGCGTGCAGAGGCCGATCCCGAGGTTCAGGATCAGGATGACGCCGAAATGCACCGGATCCACCCCGAAGGCCTGCGCCACCGGCAGGAAGATCGGCGTCGTGATGACGATCAGCGGCGACATGTCCATGAAGGTGCCGAGCACCAGGAGC contains:
- a CDS encoding cupin domain-containing protein, whose translation is MYSVVPTDPGVTRQVLAQDPALMLVAFRFEEGAEGRLHSHPHVQSTFVQSGRFAFVLAGETHEIGPGESLMIPSGIEHGCRCLEAGTLIDSFAPRRDDFL